GCGGCCGGTGGACTTATTCCCACCATCCGCAGCGCGCCTGACACGACGCCGGAAGGACCTGTGGCTGTAGGCCACCGAGCACACGAAACGCGTACCGCGGACACACGTAAAAGCTCGCAGTAGGGCGCACAAGGTCTCAGCAGGCCGTCGTCGCGCCCACAGACCGCGGCACCGGGCCCTCTGCGGCCCGATATATCACTGTCCCAGCACTAGCCGGCCGACGGTCAGCGCTTGAGGCAGCCGGGCCCGAGCAGTGCCTTGATGTCGGAGTAGAAGGCCGCCGAGGCCTCCACGCGCAACGAATTGTCCAACTGCGTGCGCACCTCCCGACCCGGACTCGTCAGCGTCAGTCGTACCGCCGACATCCCTGGGTGCTTCTCCAGCACCGTTTTGAACTGTTCCACCAGCGGTCCGGTGCAGCGATTGGTTGGCAAGGTGATCGTCACCGCCTCGTGGGTGGCGCTGGACACGTCGGGCACAGTCATCTCCTGCACATATAGAGCGACCTGACCATCACGACGGTTCAAGCGCCCGCGCAGTGTCACCACCGTGTCTGGGGCCAGCATGGTGGAAACCGTCTGGTAAGTGGAGGGAAAGAACAGTGCCTCGATGCTGCCGCCGAGATCCTCGATCTGGGCAATGGCCCACAGGTTGCCCTGTTTGGTGGTCTTCCGGTTCAGGGCGGTGATCAGGCCCGCAATGGTGACCATGGCGCCGTCGGGCCGATCGTCGTCCTCAATGAGGTCGGAGATCTCGGTGTCGGCGAGCTTTGCCAGAGCACTCTCCAGCCCGAGCAGCGGATGGTCGGAGACGTACAGGCCAAGCATGTCGCGCTCGTAGGCGAGTTTGTCCTTCTTGTCCCACTCGGGCAGGTCGGGAACCTCTGAGGAGAACACCGGACCGGAGCCGAAACCCGCCCCGGCGCCATCACCGTCCCCCATTAGGGAGGCGAACAGGTCGAACTGGCCTGCGGCTTCGTTGCGCTTGACCCCGATAATCTCATCGACGAACTCCTCATGGCAGGCCTGCAGCGCGCGCCGCGACTTACCCAGTGTGTCGAAAGCGCCGGCCTTGATCAGGGAGTCGATAGTGCGCTTATTGCACACCACCGCCGGGACCTTGTCGAGGAAGTCCTCGAAGCTGGTGAAGTCACCCTTCTGCTCGCGGGCCTTCTCAATGGCCTCGACGACGTTGGCGCCAACATTGCGCACCGCACCGAGTCCAAAGCGGACATCATCCCCGACGGCGGAGAACTGGGCACGGGAGGCATTGACGTCCGGCGGCAGCACCTTGATGCCCATGTGACGACATTCACCCAGGTACACGCCGAGCTTGTCCTTGTTATCCTTTTGGGAGGTCAGCAGCGCCGCCATGTACTCGGTGGGGTAGTGCGCCTTGAGGTAGGCGGTCCAGTAAGACACCACGCCGTAGGCGGCAGAGTGGGCCTTGTTGAAGGCGTACTTGGCGAAGGGCACCACCACGTCCCACAGAGCCTTGACGGACTCCTTGGAGAAGCCCCGCTCGACCATCCCGGCCTCAAACTCCACGAACATCTTCTCCAGGATGTCCATCTTCTTCTTACCCATGGCCTTACGCAGGGCGTCGGCCTTACCCATCGAGAAGCCCGCCAGGTCGGTGGCGATCTTCATGACCTGCTCCTGATAGACGATCAGGCCGTAGGTCGTGCCCAGAATCGGCTCCAGGGCCTCCTTGAGCTCGGGATGAATCGGGGTGATCTCCTGCAGCCCGTTCTTGCGCAGGGCGTAGTTCGTGTGCGACTCCGCACCCATCGGCCCGGGTCGATACAGCGCGCCGACGGCGGAGATGTCCTCGAAGTTGTCGGGCTTCATCAACCGCAGCAGAGTTCGCATGCCACCGCCGTCCAGCTGGAAGACGCCCAGGGTCTCGCCGCGGGCCAGCAGCTCATAGGTGGACTTGTCATCCAATTCGACGTGGTCGATGTCCAGCGCTTCCTTGCCGTTGGCGACAATGTTGTCCAGGGCGTCGGAGATGACCGTGAGGTTGCGCAGACCCAGGAAGTCCATCTTCAGCAGGCCCAGGTGCTCACAGGTGGGATAGTCGAACTGGGTGATGTAGGCGCCGTCCTGCAGACGCTGCATCATGGGGATGATATCGGTCAGTGTCTGACTGGACATGATCACGGCACAGGCGTGCACGCCCCACTGCCTGGTCATTCCCTCAAGTCCGCCGGCCAACTCGACGATCTTCTGCGCGTCCGGATCCTCGGCGTGCAGGTCCCGGAAGGCCTGCGCC
This genomic stretch from Actinomyces qiguomingii harbors:
- the dnaE gene encoding DNA polymerase III subunit alpha, which translates into the protein MAEASAARTADEQAEGKEPHDDFVHLHVHTDYSMLDGAGKIKDYVAEAKRLGQRALAITDHGYMFGAYEFYAAAKQAGIKPIIGVEAYMTPGTSRFDKTRVFWGEESQRSDDVSARGSYTHMTLLSRNDEGLHNLMRMDSFASLEGQWGKAPRMDRELLSRYAGGLIGSTGCPSSEVQTRLRLGQWDEALRAAGELQDIFGKDFFYVELMDHGLEIERRVTKDLLRISEILGAPLLATNDSHYVRPEDRTIQDAMLCINSGSVLSDPDRFKFDGDTYYLRPGREMRALFKEMPEACDNTLLVAEQCNVTFQTVDEGASFMPVFPVPEGETMESWFIKECWKGMDRRFHGEIPEECRKQAEYEIGVIVQMGFPGYFLVVADYINWAKDHGIRVGPGRGSGAGSMVAYAMGITELNPLNHGLIFERFLNPERISMPDIDVDFDERRRDEVIEYVKQKYGDDRVSQVVTYGVIKAKQSLKDSSRVMGYPYAVGDRLTKAMPPTIMGKDITIKGIFNPEDPRYGEAQAFRDLHAEDPDAQKIVELAGGLEGMTRQWGVHACAVIMSSQTLTDIIPMMQRLQDGAYITQFDYPTCEHLGLLKMDFLGLRNLTVISDALDNIVANGKEALDIDHVELDDKSTYELLARGETLGVFQLDGGGMRTLLRLMKPDNFEDISAVGALYRPGPMGAESHTNYALRKNGLQEITPIHPELKEALEPILGTTYGLIVYQEQVMKIATDLAGFSMGKADALRKAMGKKKMDILEKMFVEFEAGMVERGFSKESVKALWDVVVPFAKYAFNKAHSAAYGVVSYWTAYLKAHYPTEYMAALLTSQKDNKDKLGVYLGECRHMGIKVLPPDVNASRAQFSAVGDDVRFGLGAVRNVGANVVEAIEKAREQKGDFTSFEDFLDKVPAVVCNKRTIDSLIKAGAFDTLGKSRRALQACHEEFVDEIIGVKRNEAAGQFDLFASLMGDGDGAGAGFGSGPVFSSEVPDLPEWDKKDKLAYERDMLGLYVSDHPLLGLESALAKLADTEISDLIEDDDRPDGAMVTIAGLITALNRKTTKQGNLWAIAQIEDLGGSIEALFFPSTYQTVSTMLAPDTVVTLRGRLNRRDGQVALYVQEMTVPDVSSATHEAVTITLPTNRCTGPLVEQFKTVLEKHPGMSAVRLTLTSPGREVRTQLDNSLRVEASAAFYSDIKALLGPGCLKR